A genome region from Nocardia sp. NBC_00565 includes the following:
- a CDS encoding TetR/AcrR family transcriptional regulator, which translates to MMTQADDAGLPPRRRTPRAEVRERVLRAAATVFAERGFAVATIDDVAQAAGFTKGAVYSNFASKDELFFALMDQQVAERVAIFKGLVSELDEARDVADLIAQHLLDSVPDNRDWQLLFLEFWQRAMRDPDTHARFLVRRRELHQAVADELQRALNSGSIRSAASARSLAFIVLGVANGLAIEEMLDPGTAPRELARHLLAALIADEPARSSLEPPC; encoded by the coding sequence ATGATGACGCAGGCAGACGACGCGGGGCTGCCACCTCGGCGAAGAACTCCGCGAGCTGAGGTACGCGAACGCGTACTGCGGGCTGCGGCAACCGTCTTCGCCGAACGCGGTTTCGCCGTGGCCACTATCGATGACGTCGCGCAGGCGGCCGGCTTCACCAAGGGCGCCGTCTACTCGAACTTCGCGAGCAAGGACGAGCTCTTCTTCGCGCTGATGGACCAGCAGGTCGCCGAGCGTGTGGCGATTTTCAAAGGGCTCGTATCCGAACTCGACGAGGCCCGCGATGTCGCTGACCTGATAGCCCAACATCTTCTCGACTCGGTCCCTGACAACCGCGACTGGCAGCTGCTGTTCCTAGAGTTCTGGCAACGCGCCATGCGCGATCCGGACACGCACGCGAGATTCTTGGTACGTCGCCGGGAACTGCATCAAGCCGTCGCCGACGAGCTCCAACGGGCTTTGAACTCCGGGAGCATTCGCTCTGCCGCATCCGCGCGTTCGCTCGCCTTCATCGTCCTGGGAGTGGCGAACGGCTTGGCGATCGAAGAGATGCTCGACCCGGGGACAGCGCCTCGGGAACTGGCACGTCACCTGTTGGCGGCTCTCATCGCGGACGAGCCGGCGCGCTCGAGCCTTGAACCACCCTGTTGA
- a CDS encoding sigma factor-like helix-turn-helix DNA-binding protein produces the protein MTTSAASGEERPEVDPELLDDIEGDVSFGIEEINELLGELIEMRGDRKRRDAEIVGFRLGVSGEAPETLARIGARYDVSRDRVRQLHTRAVAQILREAQLSGHRAAGVFAARYPVGARDQQLVRALLVETYATDTDLAANELSYVKLRLAGHAGADAKRVAGFVMQRIMAWQKKTNRRLAKLHNAEPLATGEVNSWLGQVDWPNDGKAPAPLPIESARTLDGDDEGRGRFYLDKVGRDVGFDSGLEARLLRTLNASGLVETFQEQPNAVAYEMDDSERIFYPSIVARLTDRRVVLIDVQPLGHVGFHINRVKSAAGRAQAHANGWGWLVWTGSRIGIPDLLRCKVNGQVENRLRELVERGPVYWPAVQQLRAEVEMDLLDFVAVVLRNEWRWDRAPFRLIEGR, from the coding sequence GTGACAACCAGTGCGGCCAGCGGCGAAGAGCGGCCCGAGGTGGATCCCGAGCTACTCGATGACATCGAGGGGGATGTGTCGTTCGGGATCGAGGAGATCAATGAGTTGTTGGGGGAATTGATCGAGATGCGGGGGGATCGGAAGCGGCGGGATGCCGAGATCGTGGGGTTTCGGCTGGGGGTGAGCGGGGAGGCGCCGGAGACATTGGCGCGAATTGGGGCGCGATACGACGTGTCGCGGGATCGAGTTCGGCAGTTGCACACCCGGGCGGTGGCGCAGATTCTGCGGGAAGCACAGTTGAGTGGACATCGGGCGGCGGGGGTATTCGCGGCGCGGTATCCGGTGGGGGCGCGCGATCAACAGTTGGTGCGGGCGTTGCTGGTCGAGACGTATGCGACGGATACCGATCTGGCGGCCAATGAGTTGTCGTATGTGAAGCTGCGGTTGGCGGGGCACGCGGGTGCGGATGCGAAGCGGGTCGCGGGCTTCGTCATGCAACGGATCATGGCGTGGCAGAAGAAGACGAATCGGCGGTTGGCGAAGCTGCACAATGCGGAGCCGTTGGCGACCGGCGAGGTGAATTCGTGGTTGGGACAGGTTGATTGGCCGAACGATGGAAAAGCGCCCGCTCCCCTGCCGATCGAATCGGCGCGCACGCTGGACGGTGATGACGAAGGGCGCGGGCGGTTCTATCTGGACAAGGTCGGGCGTGATGTCGGGTTCGACTCCGGACTGGAGGCTCGGCTGCTGCGGACGTTGAATGCGAGTGGTCTGGTCGAGACGTTCCAGGAGCAACCGAATGCCGTTGCCTACGAGATGGATGACTCGGAACGGATCTTCTACCCGAGCATCGTCGCGCGGCTGACGGATCGCCGGGTGGTGCTGATCGATGTCCAGCCGCTGGGACATGTCGGCTTCCATATCAATCGGGTCAAGTCCGCGGCCGGCCGCGCACAGGCGCATGCCAACGGGTGGGGCTGGCTCGTGTGGACCGGCAGTCGGATCGGGATTCCGGACCTGTTGCGGTGCAAGGTGAATGGGCAAGTCGAGAACCGACTGCGGGAGCTGGTCGAGCGGGGGCCGGTGTATTGGCCCGCCGTGCAGCAGCTGCGCGCGGAGGTCGAGATGGACCTGCTCGACTTCGTCGCGGTGGTCCTGCGCAACGAATGGCGTTGGGACCGTGCGCCGTTCCGATTGATCGAGGGTCGGTGA
- a CDS encoding PPOX class F420-dependent oxidoreductase: MKLDDDARALIGSGADATLVTVNPDGSPQVSVVWVALQSTPDGDELVTAHLAEYKKVRNVRRDPRVSVTILSPERGEVMRPYLAVTGTARIVEGGAPELLTELAKTMVGPGVKFPPDNAPPGLLTRIRIDKVGGIGPWAS, from the coding sequence ATGAAACTCGACGACGACGCTCGCGCACTCATCGGCTCCGGCGCCGATGCCACGCTTGTTACGGTCAACCCCGACGGCAGCCCGCAGGTTTCCGTGGTCTGGGTGGCGCTGCAGTCCACGCCGGACGGCGACGAACTCGTCACCGCGCACCTCGCCGAATACAAGAAGGTCCGCAACGTCCGCCGTGATCCGCGCGTCTCGGTGACGATCCTGTCCCCCGAACGCGGCGAGGTGATGCGACCGTACCTAGCGGTGACCGGGACCGCCCGCATCGTCGAGGGCGGCGCGCCCGAACTCCTCACCGAACTCGCCAAGACCATGGTCGGCCCGGGCGTGAAGTTCCCGCCGGACAACGCACCGCCCGGACTCCTCACCCGCATCCGCATCGACAAGGTCGGCGGCATCGGCCCCTGGGCATCCTGA
- a CDS encoding LysR family transcriptional regulator, which translates to MNLLVALDALLETNSVTQAAERLHTSAPAMSRTLARLRRVLGDPLLVRAGRNLVPTPRALELRYEVSVLVAQGRTLLTPRGGLDPTTLKRSFAVQAGDIVLGELATPLLAAVRAQAPGVTLHFLPDSREGTAALRDGRVDIEVGVIDHTDPETTVQRVLRDRMIGVAAPEHPLITDRVTVARFAAAAHLSISRRGRGPIDDRLALHGRTRRVVATVPNLTTALLAVRSGTLICPAPAALTATTRTALGLRAFEIPVPLPEITIAMAWHPRNTADTGHRWLRELIRTTLTDLPLSD; encoded by the coding sequence ATGAATCTATTGGTTGCTCTGGATGCGCTGCTGGAGACCAACAGCGTCACTCAGGCTGCCGAGCGGCTGCACACTTCGGCACCCGCGATGAGCCGGACCTTGGCGCGGCTGCGTCGGGTACTCGGCGATCCACTGCTGGTACGCGCGGGCCGCAACCTGGTGCCGACGCCGCGCGCCCTCGAATTGCGTTACGAGGTCAGCGTTTTGGTTGCACAGGGCCGAACACTGCTCACCCCGCGCGGAGGGCTCGACCCGACCACGCTGAAGCGTAGCTTCGCGGTGCAGGCGGGCGATATCGTGCTCGGCGAGTTGGCCACACCACTGTTGGCCGCCGTCCGCGCGCAGGCCCCCGGCGTGACGCTGCACTTTCTCCCGGACAGCCGCGAGGGCACCGCCGCGCTCCGCGACGGCCGAGTCGATATCGAGGTCGGCGTCATCGACCACACCGATCCGGAGACCACCGTGCAGCGCGTGCTGCGCGACCGCATGATCGGCGTTGCCGCACCGGAACATCCACTGATCACCGACCGCGTCACAGTGGCGCGGTTCGCCGCGGCCGCCCACCTCAGCATCTCCCGCCGCGGCCGCGGCCCCATCGATGATCGCCTGGCCCTGCACGGCCGCACCCGCCGCGTCGTCGCCACCGTCCCCAACCTCACCACCGCACTCCTAGCGGTCCGCTCCGGCACCCTGATCTGCCCCGCCCCCGCCGCCCTCACCGCGACCACACGCACCGCCCTCGGCCTGCGCGCCTTCGAAATCCCCGTCCCACTACCGGAAATCACCATCGCCATGGCCTGGCACCCACGCAACACCGCCGACACCGGACACCGCTGGTTGCGCGAACTGATCCGCACCACACTCACCGACCTGCCGCTGTCCGACTAG
- a CDS encoding flavin-containing monooxygenase: MTSGNRIAIVGAGIAGLACAKVLRQEGFPVEVFDRTPDLGGVWSATRRYPGLRAQNSKHTYHFSDFPMPADYPRVPDGQQMQEYLDGYVRHHGFGGTLRLGTEVVAADPVDSGWLLEIRDQVGIHRTSCDHLIIANGVFSDPAVPDFRGVELFRQAGGQIGHASEFLDVEWARGKSVVVVGYGKSACDIAEAISHVAASTNVVARRLLWKMPRKLARGLIDYERLMLTRMGEAHFRYQELNRVERFLHGSAHTVRESNLDVIQELAIKRSHLRELGLVPEGRFEEIAESTVGTVTEDFFERVGMGLITVHRDNTIAELFAGQHGPGARLADGTLLQADIVVCATGFQQRVPFLTPYVQRQLTDENGNFRLHRQILPIGVPNLSFVGYNSSVISALNAEVAAHWTAALLQGRLALPTQEEMAAQVDERLRWMDERTHGHHAHGTAITPFSIHNIDEMLADMKFRLPRRTRAAQWFRTIRPSSYRGLTERSKGATVAPARDHAPAPEEQRTP; this comes from the coding sequence ATGACGAGCGGGAACCGCATCGCGATCGTAGGTGCGGGCATCGCAGGCCTCGCCTGCGCGAAGGTATTGCGACAGGAGGGGTTTCCGGTCGAGGTATTCGATCGGACGCCGGACCTCGGCGGAGTGTGGAGCGCGACGCGCCGGTATCCCGGGCTGCGCGCACAGAACAGCAAACACACCTATCACTTCTCCGACTTCCCGATGCCCGCGGACTATCCGCGCGTGCCCGACGGGCAGCAGATGCAGGAGTACCTCGACGGGTATGTGCGCCACCACGGCTTCGGCGGGACACTGCGCCTCGGCACCGAAGTGGTCGCGGCCGATCCGGTGGATAGCGGCTGGCTGCTCGAGATCCGCGATCAGGTCGGCATTCACCGGACCTCCTGCGATCACCTGATCATCGCCAACGGCGTGTTCAGCGATCCCGCGGTGCCCGACTTCCGCGGCGTCGAGCTGTTCCGTCAGGCTGGCGGGCAGATCGGCCATGCCTCGGAGTTCCTCGATGTCGAATGGGCACGCGGCAAGTCGGTCGTGGTCGTCGGCTATGGCAAATCGGCGTGCGATATCGCCGAGGCGATCAGCCATGTGGCGGCCTCGACGAATGTGGTCGCGCGCCGGCTGTTGTGGAAGATGCCGCGCAAGCTGGCGCGGGGGCTGATCGACTACGAGCGGCTGATGCTGACCCGGATGGGGGAGGCGCACTTCCGCTATCAGGAGCTCAATCGGGTCGAGCGGTTCCTGCACGGGTCCGCGCATACGGTCCGCGAGAGCAACCTCGACGTCATCCAAGAACTGGCGATCAAGAGGTCGCATCTGCGTGAGCTCGGTCTGGTGCCCGAGGGGCGGTTCGAGGAGATCGCCGAGAGCACCGTCGGCACCGTCACCGAAGACTTCTTCGAGCGGGTGGGAATGGGGCTGATCACGGTGCACCGTGACAACACCATCGCCGAGTTGTTCGCCGGTCAGCACGGCCCGGGCGCGCGGCTCGCCGACGGCACGCTGCTGCAGGCCGATATCGTGGTGTGCGCCACCGGATTTCAGCAGCGGGTGCCCTTCCTCACCCCGTATGTGCAGCGTCAGCTCACTGACGAGAACGGCAATTTCCGGCTGCACCGCCAGATCCTGCCCATCGGCGTGCCGAATCTGAGTTTCGTCGGCTACAACTCCTCGGTCATCAGCGCGTTGAACGCCGAGGTCGCCGCGCATTGGACCGCCGCACTGCTGCAGGGTCGCCTCGCGCTGCCGACGCAGGAGGAGATGGCTGCCCAAGTCGACGAGCGGCTGCGCTGGATGGATGAGCGCACCCATGGCCACCACGCGCACGGCACCGCCATCACGCCCTTCTCCATCCACAATATCGACGAGATGCTCGCCGATATGAAGTTCCGGCTGCCGCGCAGAACCCGTGCGGCGCAATGGTTCCGGACGATTCGGCCGTCGTCGTATCGCGGGCTTACGGAGCGGTCGAAGGGGGCGACGGTGGCACCTGCGCGGGATCATGCTCCGGCCCCTGAGGAGCAGCGGACACCCTGA
- a CDS encoding cytochrome P450 yields the protein MAVTYPPGPPVPAFLQGFLYMRHRAQILPPLRRRYGDVFSVHVPPFAQNLVVFTRPEHIKEIFAGDPRDLHAGEGNQILGPIMGEHSVLMTDEAEHARARRLLMPAFNGAALRGYRDLVSQIAVAEVERWRPGSTVITLDRMNALTLEVIMRVVFGVTDERTRAALAPRLGRIVTIGPLQYLGLMKPVLQKYPPWKSFHDNMAAIDSVLYSEIAARRAASDLAERTDVLSRLLQAGGDIDSEPPLTDAELRDQLITLLLAGHETTAAALSWALHELSVNPGVQRDAHEAVRIDDDKALEAVMKEAMRMRTVIPGAVRKLTRDMTIGGWDLPAGTVVSCSILLAHRSPRNYPDTWTFRPSRFLDGEVEPNTWLPFGGGARRCIGAGFSLMEGTTVLREILSRYTLAPPAGAKPERAAVRNITTVPRGKARIVVTPRSAS from the coding sequence ATGGCAGTGACGTATCCACCCGGCCCACCGGTGCCGGCGTTTCTGCAGGGCTTCCTGTATATGCGCCACCGGGCGCAGATTCTGCCGCCGCTGCGTCGCCGCTACGGGGACGTCTTCTCGGTACACGTGCCGCCGTTCGCGCAGAACCTGGTGGTCTTTACTCGCCCCGAACACATCAAGGAGATCTTCGCGGGCGACCCGCGCGACCTGCACGCCGGTGAGGGCAACCAGATCCTCGGCCCGATCATGGGCGAGCATTCGGTGCTGATGACCGACGAGGCCGAACACGCCAGGGCCCGCCGGTTGCTCATGCCCGCCTTCAACGGTGCCGCCCTGCGCGGCTACCGCGACCTGGTCTCGCAGATCGCGGTCGCCGAAGTCGAACGCTGGCGACCCGGCTCGACCGTGATAACCCTCGACCGGATGAACGCGCTCACGCTCGAGGTGATCATGCGGGTGGTCTTCGGCGTCACCGACGAACGCACCAGGGCCGCGCTCGCCCCGCGCCTCGGCCGCATCGTCACCATCGGCCCGCTGCAGTACCTCGGCCTCATGAAGCCCGTGCTGCAGAAGTACCCACCGTGGAAATCCTTCCACGACAATATGGCCGCCATCGATAGCGTGCTGTACAGCGAGATCGCGGCCCGGCGCGCCGCGTCCGACCTCGCCGAACGTACCGACGTCCTGTCGCGGCTGCTCCAGGCGGGTGGCGACATCGACTCCGAACCACCGCTCACCGACGCCGAACTGCGCGACCAGCTCATCACGCTGCTGCTGGCCGGTCACGAGACCACCGCCGCCGCGCTGTCCTGGGCACTGCACGAACTGTCCGTCAACCCCGGCGTACAGCGCGACGCCCACGAGGCGGTCCGCATCGATGACGACAAGGCACTCGAGGCCGTCATGAAGGAGGCCATGCGGATGCGCACGGTGATTCCGGGCGCGGTCCGCAAACTCACCAGGGATATGACCATCGGCGGCTGGGACCTGCCCGCGGGCACCGTGGTCAGCTGCTCGATCCTGCTCGCGCACCGCAGCCCGCGCAACTATCCCGACACCTGGACCTTCCGCCCGTCGCGCTTCCTCGACGGCGAGGTCGAACCGAACACCTGGCTGCCGTTCGGGGGCGGGGCGCGCCGCTGCATCGGCGCCGGATTTTCGCTGATGGAGGGGACCACGGTGCTGCGCGAGATCCTGTCCCGATACACCCTGGCCCCGCCCGCGGGTGCGAAACCCGAACGCGCGGCGGTGCGCAACATCACTACCGTCCCGCGCGGCAAGGCGAGGATTGTAGTCACCCCCCGTTCAGCTTCGTGA
- a CDS encoding cytochrome P450 family protein, with product MRQLPQDFFRSPYAFYEELRAEGPVHAIQLNTGVRAWLVVDLDAAREVLRHPAIRKDPHTDASREARGLPADDTGVGAVNTRISYHLLNTDPPEHARLRRLVTPAFAPVRIDALAPRVLAIADELLDRIAADDAGRVDLLSEYAFPLPITVICELLGMPVADREDFREWSRVVVEVSTATPTEIRHATDAITDYFERLIARRRAEGLGDDLVSDLIAANSDGERLTDDELISMVFLIMVAGHETTVNLIGNTVLTLLLDPARYRALHGNPAAVPALIEEMLRYNGPVNVATLRYSTAPITLGDTEIPANEVVLVALGSANHDERHFIDAARFDPERSTSGHLAFGHGVHYCLGAGLARLEARIALTRLVERFPDLTLAVDDAEMRWRESILIRGLQDLPVDLAGAPALR from the coding sequence ATGAGACAGCTGCCGCAGGATTTCTTTCGTAGCCCGTATGCCTTCTATGAAGAGCTGCGCGCCGAAGGCCCCGTACACGCCATCCAGCTGAATACCGGTGTCCGCGCCTGGCTGGTGGTCGACCTGGACGCCGCCCGCGAGGTGCTGCGCCATCCGGCCATCCGCAAGGACCCGCACACCGACGCGAGCCGCGAGGCGCGTGGTCTGCCCGCCGACGATACCGGCGTCGGCGCGGTGAATACGCGGATCAGCTATCACCTGTTGAACACCGATCCGCCGGAGCACGCCCGACTGCGCCGACTGGTCACGCCCGCGTTCGCGCCGGTCCGGATCGACGCGCTCGCGCCGCGGGTGCTCGCGATCGCCGACGAGCTCCTGGATCGGATCGCCGCGGACGATGCGGGGCGGGTGGATCTGTTGTCGGAGTACGCGTTTCCACTGCCCATCACGGTCATCTGTGAGCTGCTCGGCATGCCGGTGGCCGATCGCGAGGACTTCCGCGAGTGGTCGCGCGTCGTCGTCGAGGTGTCGACCGCGACGCCCACGGAGATCCGGCACGCGACCGACGCCATCACCGACTACTTCGAGCGGCTGATCGCGCGGCGGCGCGCCGAGGGGCTCGGCGACGACCTCGTCTCGGACCTGATCGCCGCCAACTCCGACGGTGAGCGCCTCACCGACGACGAGCTGATCTCGATGGTGTTCCTCATCATGGTCGCGGGTCACGAGACCACGGTGAATCTGATCGGCAATACCGTGCTCACCCTGCTGTTGGATCCGGCGCGCTATCGTGCGCTGCACGGAAATCCGGCGGCTGTGCCCGCGCTGATCGAGGAGATGCTGCGCTACAACGGCCCGGTGAACGTCGCGACCCTGCGCTACTCGACGGCCCCGATCACCTTGGGTGACACCGAGATTCCCGCGAATGAAGTGGTGCTGGTCGCCCTCGGTTCGGCCAACCATGACGAACGGCATTTCATCGACGCCGCTCGTTTCGATCCCGAGCGGTCCACCTCCGGTCATTTGGCCTTCGGCCACGGCGTCCACTACTGCCTCGGCGCGGGGCTCGCCCGACTCGAGGCGCGCATCGCCCTCACGCGGCTCGTCGAACGCTTCCCGGACCTGACGCTGGCCGTCGACGATGCGGAAATGCGCTGGCGGGAGAGCATTCTCATCCGCGGGCTGCAGGATCTGCCGGTCGACTTGGCGGGTGCGCCCGCCCTGCGCTGA
- a CDS encoding MFS transporter: MGPISPALRGARIANSFAFGLQGFFFAVVLTELPQQKDRFELSDGLIAGSVVLVSILAGVGSVVAEQLATRWSSRATVRIGLLAITITGCAAAMAPNMPVLLATLGLYGIAVGMVDASTNMQAVFIQHGYGTVILSSFYAAWSGGSIVGALFVAACEALDITLRESLLAAAGVVLVVGLVFGPRLLGPREAEARPAQAHDESEASGGVALRLYLAFGIAASLVFAIDLAVSNWSAIYLKEDLLASSSTAALALAVYQGASLIARFTGDMWVRRFGPRQVVRIAGAIGVIGLAIAVVSPGVVPVIIGFLVAGFGTGVVAPLCFSEAGQLASGRELDALIARLNLFNYAGTLVGGGLVGAVAAGFGHRIGFVIPLVFMAIVIMLARVFHSRSEANTAPTSSDGHAVLDT, translated from the coding sequence ATGGGACCGATTTCTCCGGCCCTGCGCGGTGCCCGGATCGCGAATTCGTTCGCGTTCGGGCTGCAGGGCTTTTTCTTCGCCGTCGTACTCACCGAACTGCCCCAGCAGAAGGATCGGTTCGAACTGTCCGACGGGTTGATCGCCGGGTCGGTGGTGCTGGTGTCGATCCTGGCAGGCGTCGGCAGTGTGGTGGCAGAACAGTTGGCGACGCGCTGGTCCAGCCGGGCCACGGTGCGCATCGGCCTGTTGGCGATCACGATTACCGGCTGTGCGGCCGCCATGGCCCCGAATATGCCGGTGCTGCTGGCCACGCTCGGGCTGTACGGGATCGCGGTCGGCATGGTCGACGCCAGCACCAATATGCAGGCGGTGTTCATCCAGCACGGATACGGCACGGTCATCCTGTCGTCGTTCTATGCCGCGTGGAGCGGCGGCTCGATCGTCGGCGCGCTGTTCGTCGCCGCGTGCGAGGCACTGGACATCACGCTGCGAGAGTCGCTGTTGGCGGCGGCGGGCGTGGTGCTGGTGGTCGGGCTCGTGTTCGGCCCGCGCCTACTCGGCCCGCGGGAGGCGGAGGCGCGCCCGGCGCAAGCGCACGACGAATCCGAAGCATCGGGCGGGGTCGCGCTGCGTTTGTATCTGGCGTTCGGTATCGCGGCGTCGCTGGTGTTCGCGATCGACCTCGCGGTCAGCAATTGGTCGGCCATCTATCTCAAAGAGGATCTGCTGGCCAGTTCGTCCACCGCGGCCCTGGCACTGGCCGTCTACCAGGGGGCATCGCTGATCGCTCGGTTCACCGGCGATATGTGGGTGCGACGGTTCGGGCCACGGCAGGTGGTGCGGATCGCGGGTGCGATCGGCGTCATCGGCCTGGCCATCGCCGTGGTCTCGCCGGGAGTGGTGCCGGTGATCATCGGCTTCCTCGTCGCCGGTTTCGGGACCGGCGTGGTCGCGCCGCTGTGCTTCAGCGAGGCTGGTCAGCTGGCCAGCGGCCGTGAACTCGACGCGCTCATCGCCCGGCTCAATCTGTTCAACTATGCGGGCACGCTGGTCGGCGGCGGTCTGGTCGGTGCGGTCGCCGCGGGCTTCGGGCATCGGATCGGCTTCGTGATCCCGCTAGTGTTCATGGCGATCGTGATCATGCTGGCTCGTGTATTCCATTCCCGTTCCGAAGCGAACACGGCACCCACGTCGAGCGATGGTCATGCTGTACTGGACACGTGA
- a CDS encoding GNAT family N-acetyltransferase → MSNIPVTVDRAGLWDAEALSDVAAATFPLACPPHATPDDIEIFITEVLSGERFGEYLTDPARIVLKAVADGDIVGYAMLHYGDPADPEVANAVDLRPVAEISKMYVLPGHHGAGISKALMNASLERAREDDFAGVWLGVNQHNERAQRFYLKHGFERVGTKTFTVGTQQHHDFVMRLAF, encoded by the coding sequence ATGAGCAACATCCCAGTCACCGTCGACCGGGCCGGATTATGGGACGCCGAGGCCCTCAGTGACGTTGCGGCCGCGACGTTTCCACTCGCGTGTCCGCCGCACGCCACCCCCGACGATATCGAGATCTTCATTACCGAGGTGCTCTCCGGCGAACGCTTCGGCGAATACCTGACCGACCCCGCCCGGATCGTGCTCAAGGCGGTCGCGGACGGCGATATCGTCGGCTACGCGATGTTGCACTACGGCGATCCCGCCGATCCCGAGGTCGCAAACGCGGTCGACCTGCGGCCGGTCGCCGAGATCAGCAAAATGTACGTGCTGCCCGGCCACCACGGCGCCGGCATCTCGAAGGCACTGATGAACGCCTCACTCGAGCGGGCCCGCGAGGACGATTTCGCCGGAGTATGGCTCGGCGTCAACCAGCACAACGAACGCGCCCAGCGTTTCTACCTCAAACACGGATTCGAACGAGTCGGCACCAAAACCTTCACCGTAGGCACCCAACAACACCACGACTTCGTCATGCGCCTGGCATTCTGA
- a CDS encoding alpha/beta fold hydrolase, with protein sequence MTKFKTWDGLELNYRVWEGEGTPVVLQHGVVADTNANWMGTGVVGALQAAGRTVVSLDARGHGRSEKPHDPARYTWAGMARDISALYDELGFDRVVQVGYSMGAIISLLVAGADERITKLAVGGIGSGVLDCGGVDRRVIDPEDLHKAMRGDGAGASPTAMMFRILADAVRADREAIEAVATGLDEEPIKTLADVQIPTLVLAGDNDPFAAEPARLAEALPSATLTTVPGDHLMAVISPEYHAALVAFTA encoded by the coding sequence ATGACGAAGTTCAAGACCTGGGACGGACTGGAGCTCAACTACCGCGTGTGGGAGGGCGAAGGCACCCCGGTCGTGCTGCAGCACGGGGTAGTGGCCGATACGAATGCCAACTGGATGGGTACCGGGGTGGTCGGCGCACTGCAGGCCGCCGGGCGCACCGTCGTCTCGCTGGATGCGCGCGGGCACGGACGCTCCGAGAAACCGCACGACCCGGCCCGGTACACGTGGGCGGGGATGGCGCGCGATATCAGCGCGCTCTACGACGAGCTCGGGTTCGATCGTGTTGTGCAGGTGGGTTATTCGATGGGCGCGATCATCTCGCTGCTGGTGGCGGGCGCGGATGAGCGAATCACGAAGCTGGCCGTCGGCGGCATCGGCTCCGGGGTGCTGGACTGCGGCGGCGTCGATCGCCGCGTCATCGATCCCGAGGACCTGCACAAGGCCATGCGCGGCGACGGTGCCGGTGCGTCGCCGACCGCGATGATGTTCCGCATCCTCGCCGATGCCGTGCGTGCCGATCGCGAGGCCATCGAGGCGGTCGCGACAGGTCTGGACGAGGAACCGATCAAAACCCTCGCCGATGTGCAGATACCCACCCTCGTCCTGGCAGGGGACAACGACCCATTCGCCGCCGAACCCGCCCGCCTCGCCGAAGCCCTCCCCAGCGCCACCCTGACAACCGTCCCAGGCGACCACCTGATGGCCGTCATATCACCCGAGTACCACGCCGCCCTCGTGGCCTTCACCGCATAA
- a CDS encoding ABC transporter ATP-binding protein, with the protein MTTAAIRTEGLTKHYGKHVALTELNLEVGQGEVFGFLGPNGAGKSTTIRILLDLIRPTSGHVEVLGVDPRKGGARLRERIGYLPGELAIEGRNTARELLAFLADLRGTVPAQRITELAELLDLDLSRKVGAMSKGNKQKVGIIAAFMHNPDLLILDEPTSGLDPLLQQRFLDLVTEAKHNGQTVFMSSHILSEVQQTADRAVIMRAGQLLGTENVEDLRRRSPRSVELVFGQDVFVDDFAKLPGVRDLTIDRNTVRCTTEGEVDGLFKMAAKYPLVSVLSTEPDLEQVFFSLYDR; encoded by the coding sequence ATGACCACCGCCGCGATCCGCACCGAGGGCCTGACCAAGCACTACGGCAAGCATGTCGCACTCACCGAGCTGAATCTCGAGGTCGGCCAGGGCGAGGTGTTCGGATTCCTCGGGCCCAACGGTGCGGGCAAGTCCACCACCATCCGCATCCTGCTGGATCTGATCCGACCCACCAGCGGCCACGTAGAGGTGCTCGGTGTGGATCCCCGCAAGGGCGGTGCGCGACTGCGCGAGCGAATCGGCTATCTGCCCGGCGAACTGGCGATCGAGGGCCGCAATACCGCCCGCGAGCTGCTCGCCTTCCTGGCCGATCTGCGCGGCACGGTTCCCGCCCAGCGCATCACCGAGCTCGCCGAGCTGCTGGATCTCGATCTGTCCAGGAAGGTCGGCGCGATGTCCAAGGGCAATAAGCAGAAGGTCGGCATCATCGCGGCGTTCATGCACAATCCGGATCTGCTCATCCTCGACGAGCCGACCTCCGGGCTGGATCCCCTACTCCAGCAACGCTTCCTGGACCTCGTGACCGAGGCCAAGCACAACGGGCAGACGGTCTTCATGTCTTCGCACATCCTCAGCGAGGTGCAGCAGACCGCGGATCGGGCCGTCATCATGCGCGCGGGTCAACTACTCGGCACCGAGAACGTCGAAGATCTGCGGCGGCGCTCGCCCCGCTCGGTCGAATTGGTGTTCGGCCAGGATGTTTTCGTCGACGACTTCGCGAAACTGCCCGGTGTGCGGGATCTGACCATCGACCGAAATACCGTGCGCTGCACCACCGAGGGCGAGGTCGACGGCCTGTTCAAGATGGCCGCCAAGTATCCGCTGGTGAGTGTGCTGTCCACCGAACCCGACCTCGAGCAGGTCTTCTTCAGCCTCTACGACCGCTGA